CCCGTCTACGGCTCGGAAGTTGCGGATTATCAGTCTCGTGGCCAGTTTATTGCGGTGGAGTTTACGCTCAATATCTTTAGCATACTGGTTGGGGTTTGGGCTGAGTTTTATCGACGATGGCCGCTCTGAGTTCCAGTGGCGGTTCCCCATTGCCTTTCAGGTTATTATGCTTATAGTCCTGTtgggtggttgttggttcTTCCCTGAATCTCCTCGCTGGCTATGCACGGCGGGTCGGCGGGAAGAGGCTCACTATGTGCTAACTCGGTTGCGGGGGAGAGAGAACATGGCCCGGGTGGAAAACGAGATGAGTGAGATTGAGATGGTCATCGAACTGGAGCGCAGCACTGCGAAGAGCACAACCTACTTCCACATGTTGTTTGGAGTGGGGTCGAAGGATCTGCATGTCCGGAGACGAGTACAGTTGGTAGTATGGCTCCAGATTATCCAGAGTTGGACTGGTATTGCCGGAGTCACAATGTATGCACCGAGTGAGTATTTCCATGCCTGGTCAATAAGAAGAGAAATCTGATGTTACACAGCAATCTTCAAGATCGCGGGCTTTGGCTCCCAAAAGTCCATGTGGATCGCTGGTCTTAacaatatattttataccTTCGCGACTCTGATCTGCGTTTTCACACTGGATCGGATCGGTTGACGTTGGACTCTATGGTGGGGAGCAGCAGGTCAGGTGATCGCCATGTTCTTAGCTGGAGGCTTCTCCCG
This region of Aspergillus puulaauensis MK2 DNA, chromosome 5, nearly complete sequence genomic DNA includes:
- a CDS encoding uncharacterized protein (COG:C;~EggNog:ENOG410PJBY;~InterPro:IPR005828,IPR036259;~TransMembrane:2 (i47-71o83-103i);~go_component: GO:0016021 - integral component of membrane [Evidence IEA];~go_function: GO:0022857 - transmembrane transporter activity [Evidence IEA];~go_process: GO:0055085 - transmembrane transport [Evidence IEA]), whose translation is MARVENEMSEIEMVIELERSTAKSTTYFHMLFGVGSKDLHVRRRVQLVVWLQIIQSWTGIAGVTMYAPTIFKIAGFGSQKSMWIAGLNNIFYTFATLICVFTLDRIG